One window from the genome of Natronomonas pharaonis DSM 2160 encodes:
- a CDS encoding phosphate uptake regulator PhoU — METRKVQVTGGSTYTVSLPKGWATENDISGGSVVEFHPEEESLLLTPRHGDDKIEGTLDITGLEGDELMRAVVTMYVSGFDIITLETAQVSAAQRRTIRDATQGLVGLEVIGETSGRVRLQDLLDSSELSMHNAVTRMRLVATTMLADAVTALLDDDDELAADVVQRDDDVDRLWSMVSRVFRSVLRDPSAAATIGLDRETCFDYHSSARQLERIGDHAAKIATHAETLSTPPTDAADAIRDLHDEATEVVDMGMDALLEDDSDRATRLAHDARTRIANVDELTRRVDDEIRELDPQQAQLLGLVVDSLSRSADYGGNIAETALQNAAPKP, encoded by the coding sequence ATGGAGACGCGGAAGGTCCAGGTGACTGGCGGGTCGACCTACACAGTGTCGCTCCCAAAGGGGTGGGCGACGGAAAACGACATCAGCGGTGGCAGCGTCGTCGAGTTCCATCCCGAGGAGGAATCGCTCCTTTTGACGCCGAGACACGGCGACGATAAAATCGAAGGCACGCTCGACATCACCGGCCTCGAAGGCGACGAGCTGATGCGGGCGGTCGTGACGATGTACGTCAGCGGCTTCGACATCATCACGCTCGAGACGGCGCAGGTAAGCGCCGCCCAGCGACGGACCATCCGTGATGCCACACAGGGGCTCGTCGGGCTGGAGGTCATCGGCGAAACCTCCGGTCGGGTCCGCCTCCAGGACCTGCTCGACTCCTCGGAACTGTCGATGCACAACGCCGTCACCCGGATGCGGCTCGTGGCGACGACCATGCTCGCCGACGCTGTGACCGCGCTGCTGGATGACGACGACGAGCTGGCCGCCGATGTCGTCCAGCGCGACGACGACGTCGACCGGCTGTGGTCGATGGTCTCGCGGGTGTTCCGGTCGGTCCTGCGGGACCCCTCGGCGGCCGCAACTATCGGTCTGGACCGCGAGACGTGTTTCGACTACCACTCCAGCGCCCGCCAGTTAGAGCGCATCGGCGACCACGCAGCGAAAATCGCGACCCACGCCGAGACGCTGTCGACGCCGCCGACAGACGCCGCGGACGCCATCCGTGACCTCCACGATGAGGCGACTGAAGTCGTCGATATGGGCATGGATGCGCTGCTGGAGGATGACTCCGACCGGGCGACACGGCTGGCACACGACGCCCGCACGCGAATCGCGAACGTCGACGAGCTAACCCGCCGCGTCGACGACGAAATCCGAGAGCTTGACCCCCAACAGGCGCAACTGCTCGGTCTCGTTGTCGACTCACTGTCCCGCAGCGCCG
- a CDS encoding PstS family phosphate ABC transporter substrate-binding protein, which translates to MTRGREQSSSGGRSMSRRSLLAAAGAGLAALSGCTVLGDPPGEDSGLRGEITMDGSNTVLPHGAAVAEEFLWRNNRVTIPVRGSGTGAGFQQFCRGETDIQNASRPVQESEEQLCTENGVDYIELEALLDGIAIMVDADNDWCDCLTVEELRAMWESGSDVETWSDVRPAWPDEEIDFFGRDTASGTFDSFTERLMGETGNIRNDYSASSDTNVIVRGVSGNRNAIGFGGAGFYYENEDQLRLVGVDDGNGCVRPTRETIENEEYTPLTRPMYVYLSTERLDDPAVQAFARFYFEEIDDAVHESAVEAGIAAPNETLTWTQWAARRVGYYAAPDEVVDESRAKLEQKIAEATE; encoded by the coding sequence ATGACACGAGGCCGGGAGCAGTCCTCATCCGGCGGCCGGTCGATGTCGCGTCGGTCGCTGCTCGCCGCCGCCGGTGCCGGACTTGCTGCCCTGTCGGGATGTACCGTTCTCGGCGACCCGCCCGGCGAAGACAGCGGGCTTCGCGGTGAGATTACCATGGACGGGAGCAACACCGTGCTGCCACACGGGGCGGCCGTCGCCGAAGAGTTCCTCTGGCGGAACAACCGCGTGACGATTCCGGTTCGCGGCTCGGGGACCGGCGCTGGCTTCCAGCAGTTCTGCCGCGGCGAAACCGACATCCAGAACGCCAGCCGGCCGGTACAGGAGAGCGAAGAACAGCTCTGTACGGAGAACGGTGTCGACTACATCGAGCTGGAGGCGCTCTTGGACGGCATCGCCATCATGGTCGATGCAGACAACGACTGGTGTGACTGCCTGACCGTCGAGGAGCTTCGGGCGATGTGGGAGTCGGGCTCGGACGTCGAGACGTGGAGCGACGTCCGGCCGGCGTGGCCGGACGAAGAAATCGACTTCTTCGGCCGCGATACGGCTTCCGGTACCTTCGATTCGTTCACCGAGCGGCTGATGGGTGAAACCGGGAACATCCGCAACGACTACTCGGCCAGCTCGGATACGAACGTCATCGTCCGCGGCGTCAGCGGAAACCGGAACGCTATCGGGTTCGGCGGGGCCGGCTTCTACTACGAGAACGAAGACCAACTCCGGCTTGTCGGGGTCGACGACGGCAATGGCTGCGTTCGTCCGACCCGCGAGACAATCGAAAACGAAGAGTACACGCCGCTTACACGACCGATGTACGTCTATCTGAGCACCGAACGCCTCGACGACCCGGCCGTGCAGGCGTTCGCCCGGTTTTACTTCGAGGAGATAGACGACGCGGTCCACGAATCGGCCGTCGAGGCCGGCATCGCCGCCCCCAACGAGACGTTGACGTGGACACAATGGGCGGCTCGACGCGTCGGCTACTACGCCGCCCCCGACGAGGTCGTTGATGAAAGCCGTGCGAAACTCGAACAGAAGATAGCGGAGGCAACCGAATGA